A region from the Desulfurellaceae bacterium genome encodes:
- the radC gene encoding DNA repair protein RadC produces MARSIKDWPESDRPREKLIEKGPGSLSNAELLAILLRTGNASSGQTALDHGRALVQQFDESFRRLAEASIRDLCGVKGIGPAKAAQIQASLEIARRFAAEELKQGQPFRSSADVFHHYQEQLGNLKKEEFHVLLLDAKNRKLKDVRVSEGSLTSSLVHPREVFTPVVRESAAGVILIHNHPSGDPAPSQEDLQITRRLRQVGEIMGVHVLDHLIIGKGCYVSFVDDGYWEA; encoded by the coding sequence ATGGCGCGGTCAATCAAAGACTGGCCGGAATCGGATCGTCCCCGAGAAAAACTGATCGAAAAAGGTCCTGGCTCTCTCTCCAATGCCGAACTGTTGGCCATTCTTCTGCGGACCGGGAATGCCAGCAGCGGGCAGACCGCGCTGGATCATGGCCGAGCCCTGGTCCAGCAGTTTGACGAATCTTTTCGGAGACTTGCCGAGGCCAGCATTCGGGACTTGTGTGGGGTCAAAGGCATAGGCCCGGCCAAGGCCGCCCAGATCCAGGCCAGCCTGGAAATTGCCAGACGGTTTGCCGCCGAGGAGCTGAAACAGGGTCAGCCATTTCGCTCCTCGGCGGATGTCTTTCATCACTATCAGGAGCAGCTGGGCAACCTCAAAAAAGAGGAGTTCCACGTTCTGCTGCTTGACGCCAAGAACCGCAAGCTCAAGGATGTCCGCGTCTCGGAGGGTTCGCTGACCTCGTCTCTGGTCCACCCGCGCGAGGTCTTCACCCCGGTGGTCCGGGAGTCGGCGGCTGGGGTGATTCTGATCCATAACCATCCCAGCGGCGATCCGGCTCCGAGTCAGGAAGATCTCCAGATTACGCGGCGCTTACGCCAGGTTGGCGAAATCATGGGGGTACACGTCCTTGACCATCTGATTATCGGCAAGGGCTGCTATGTGAGCTTCGTGGACGACGGGTATTGGGAGGCATAG
- a CDS encoding MaoC family dehydratase N-terminal domain-containing protein, which produces MGLNRALIGKQYPAQDYGVTAEAVSKYARAYNEDNPLFFEPDPSHRVLAPPMFGVVLGWLPIMTVVTDSELSVDVLRLLHAEQDMRFVLPVVSGDIITSMATLMDIEDRTGGESFTLAVDSTNQRGQTVQHMRFGAFIRGERRRGRSLGAFGPSPQAQPLLRVAQSIDPDQTYRYAEASGDRNPIHLDENIARMAGLPGIIVHGLCTMAFTSKVMIDHLCDREPSRLKRLRVRFSRPVFPGQTITTAVWPPAQPAGRHSVYTYETYNPDGKAVVKDGIAEIAPAEKPEAIS; this is translated from the coding sequence ATGGGGCTCAACCGTGCGCTGATCGGCAAACAGTATCCGGCTCAGGACTATGGCGTCACGGCCGAGGCGGTGAGCAAATACGCCAGAGCCTACAACGAGGACAACCCGCTCTTTTTTGAGCCCGACCCGTCCCACCGCGTGCTTGCCCCGCCGATGTTCGGGGTCGTGCTGGGCTGGCTGCCGATCATGACGGTGGTGACGGATAGCGAGCTGAGCGTGGACGTGCTGCGGCTCCTGCACGCCGAGCAGGATATGCGTTTTGTGCTGCCCGTGGTGTCGGGTGATATCATTACCAGCATGGCGACCCTGATGGATATTGAGGACAGGACTGGCGGGGAGTCGTTCACGCTGGCGGTGGACAGCACCAACCAACGCGGACAGACCGTCCAACACATGCGTTTTGGGGCCTTCATCCGGGGCGAACGACGCCGGGGCAGGAGTCTTGGGGCCTTTGGCCCGTCCCCTCAGGCCCAGCCGCTGCTGCGCGTCGCCCAGTCCATTGACCCCGATCAGACCTACCGCTATGCCGAGGCCTCGGGCGACCGCAATCCCATCCACCTCGATGAGAATATCGCCAGAATGGCCGGCCTGCCGGGCATTATCGTCCATGGCCTGTGTACCATGGCGTTTACCTCAAAAGTGATGATTGATCACCTGTGTGATCGTGAGCCCAGCCGCCTGAAGCGGCTGCGGGTGCGTTTTTCGCGCCCCGTCTTTCCGGGCCAGACCATTACCACCGCCGTGTGGCCACCCGCCCAACCGGCCGGCCGGCACAGCGTGTATACCTACGAGACCTACAATCCGGATGGCAAGGCGGTGGTGAAGGACGGCATTGCCGAAATCGCTCCGGCTGAGAAACCGGAAGCAATCAGCTAG
- a CDS encoding single-stranded DNA-binding protein, giving the protein MAAVNKAIILGNLGRDPEVRFTQSGRAVANFPVATTDTWMDQENGRQERTDWHNIVVWGKQAESCGQYLSKGRQVYVEGRIQTRSYDDRDGNKRYVTEIVAQRVQFLGGGGGEGRSSGQYESGSAGSGAGGYEAPPVPDDDDVPF; this is encoded by the coding sequence ATGGCTGCGGTCAATAAAGCGATTATTCTCGGTAATCTGGGCAGAGATCCAGAGGTGCGGTTTACCCAGAGCGGACGAGCGGTAGCCAACTTTCCGGTGGCCACCACAGATACCTGGATGGACCAGGAGAACGGGCGTCAGGAACGCACCGACTGGCACAATATCGTGGTCTGGGGCAAGCAGGCCGAATCCTGCGGACAGTATCTGTCCAAGGGCAGACAAGTCTATGTTGAGGGACGGATTCAGACCCGCAGTTACGACGACCGAGACGGCAACAAACGCTACGTCACCGAGATCGTTGCCCAGCGGGTCCAGTTCCTCGGCGGCGGAGGGGGCGAGGGCCGCTCCTCTGGCCAGTACGAGTCCGGTAGCGCCGGCTCAGGCGCGGGAGGCTATGAGGCGCCGCCCGTGCCGGACGACGATGATGTCCCGTTCTAG
- the ggt gene encoding gamma-glutamyltransferase yields the protein MRTLLNALLTRLAWAVCCVVWVLLGGIPARAEPARDTPFVETGRQGMVVTANVQASEAGLKMLRQGGNAVDAAVAASFAISVTRPQSTGIGGGGFLLLHLAQDKKVLAFDFRERAPLGATRDMFVRDGKAVPALSRAGPLAVGVPGLVAGLVEVHEQHGSLPLADVMAPAIGLAENGFPVYPFLARALSYREEMLGNSPATRAVYFRQDRLLGEGELLLQKDLATSLRAIAATGKDAFYRGPLARALVAEMETRGGLITQADLERYQVIARTPMSGSFQNARIHAMPLPSSGGVLIIQMLKVLAGFPIQKFGFHTPTATHVLTETLRLAFRDRARYLGDSDFVEVPVEMLVSDDYSRTLRASIDLAQAGSSRGIPDAPGKIESTSTTHLSVIDAAGNAVSTTQTVNLFFGSGVMVPGTGIMLNNEMDDFNAQPDEPNAFGLLGKTDANAVAPGKTPLSSMTPTIVTRDGRVRLIVGGPGGSRIISSVLQILLGVLAYEQSLPQAMFAPRIHHQWFPDRLDVEVWDGAQDEGLVDALKQLGHTVRVLESGPGKFSRFGNIQAIGVNPDSGLITGVADPRAGGRPRGF from the coding sequence GTGCGAACTCTACTGAATGCGCTTTTGACCCGCTTGGCGTGGGCGGTCTGTTGTGTCGTCTGGGTTCTACTCGGCGGTATTCCGGCCCGGGCTGAGCCTGCCCGAGACACCCCGTTTGTGGAGACCGGCCGGCAGGGCATGGTCGTGACCGCCAATGTTCAGGCCAGTGAGGCCGGCCTGAAGATGCTGCGCCAGGGCGGCAACGCGGTGGACGCTGCGGTGGCGGCCTCGTTTGCGATCAGTGTGACGCGCCCGCAGTCAACCGGCATTGGGGGTGGCGGGTTTCTGCTGCTGCACCTGGCCCAAGATAAGAAAGTCCTGGCCTTTGACTTTCGGGAACGGGCGCCGCTTGGAGCCACCCGCGACATGTTTGTGCGGGACGGCAAAGCTGTGCCGGCGCTGAGCCGAGCCGGCCCGCTGGCCGTTGGCGTACCCGGGCTGGTGGCCGGCCTCGTTGAGGTGCATGAACAGCACGGCAGCCTGCCGCTGGCCGACGTCATGGCTCCGGCGATTGGTCTAGCCGAGAACGGTTTCCCGGTCTATCCGTTTCTGGCCCGGGCGCTGAGCTATCGTGAGGAGATGCTGGGCAACTCGCCGGCCACCCGAGCGGTCTATTTTCGGCAGGATCGCCTCCTGGGCGAAGGGGAGCTGCTGCTTCAGAAAGATCTGGCCACCAGCCTGCGGGCGATCGCGGCCACCGGAAAAGACGCCTTTTATCGTGGTCCTCTTGCCAGGGCGCTGGTGGCCGAAATGGAAACCCGGGGCGGACTCATCACCCAGGCCGACCTGGAGCGCTATCAGGTCATCGCCCGGACGCCGATGTCCGGGAGCTTTCAAAATGCCCGGATCCACGCCATGCCGCTGCCCAGCTCGGGCGGAGTGCTGATCATCCAGATGCTGAAGGTGCTGGCGGGTTTTCCGATCCAGAAGTTCGGCTTTCATACCCCGACCGCCACCCATGTGCTGACCGAGACCCTGCGGCTGGCCTTTCGAGATCGGGCGCGCTACCTGGGCGATAGCGATTTTGTTGAGGTGCCGGTCGAGATGCTGGTCTCGGACGACTATAGCCGGACGCTGCGGGCCAGCATTGATCTGGCCCAGGCCGGCTCCAGTCGGGGCATTCCCGACGCGCCGGGGAAGATTGAATCGACCAGCACGACCCATCTGTCGGTCATTGACGCGGCCGGCAACGCCGTTTCAACAACCCAGACCGTCAACCTGTTCTTTGGCAGCGGCGTGATGGTGCCCGGAACCGGGATTATGCTCAACAACGAGATGGACGATTTTAACGCCCAGCCGGACGAGCCGAATGCCTTTGGGCTGTTGGGCAAAACCGATGCTAACGCGGTGGCGCCGGGCAAAACCCCGCTCAGCAGCATGACGCCGACGATCGTGACCCGCGACGGACGCGTGCGCCTCATCGTCGGCGGGCCGGGCGGATCGCGGATTATCAGTTCGGTGTTGCAGATCCTGCTCGGGGTGTTGGCCTATGAGCAGTCTCTGCCGCAGGCCATGTTCGCGCCGCGCATTCATCATCAGTGGTTCCCCGACCGGCTCGATGTGGAAGTCTGGGACGGGGCGCAAGACGAGGGCCTGGTCGACGCGCTGAAGCAGCTGGGCCACACCGTGCGGGTGCTCGAATCCGGTCCGGGCAAGTTCTCCCGTTTCGGCAATATCCAGGCGATTGGCGTCAATCCGGATTCGGGTCTCATCACCGGGGTGGCCGATCCGCGCGCCGGCGGTCGCCCGCGTGGATTCTGA
- a CDS encoding acyl-CoA dehydrogenase family protein gives MSIDVDYYNLEDLLGQEERLVRDVARRFIDDEFMPRIQLCFREGRFPTELIPRLGELGFLGMTLPTEYGCAGLNNIAYGLVSQELERGDSGLRSFASVQSSLVMYPIFQFGSDEQKKFWLPRLATAEAVGCFGLTEPDFGSNPSGMLTRARRERGGYVLNGTKRWITNGSISDLAVVWAKLEEDGTDVIRGFLVEKERAGFTRRDIPGKFSFRASVTSELIFEDCWIPEDNLLPKTGGLKSPLMCLTQARYGIAWGALGAAMACYESALEYAKNRVVFSRPIGGYQLVQAKLVTMITEITKGQLLAHRLGTLKDAGTMRPQQVSMAKMNNVSTALHTARLARDILGGNGITDDYPVIRHLLNLETVNTYEGTEDIHRLTIGRDVTGLSAFE, from the coding sequence ATGAGCATCGACGTCGACTACTACAATCTGGAAGACCTGCTCGGCCAGGAAGAGCGTCTGGTGCGGGATGTGGCGCGGCGCTTTATTGACGATGAGTTCATGCCCCGCATCCAGCTCTGCTTCCGTGAGGGCCGGTTTCCCACCGAGCTGATCCCCCGCTTGGGTGAGCTCGGCTTTTTAGGCATGACCCTACCGACCGAGTACGGCTGCGCCGGACTCAATAACATCGCCTATGGCCTGGTCAGCCAAGAGCTGGAACGGGGTGACAGCGGCCTGCGCTCGTTTGCCAGCGTGCAGTCCTCGCTGGTCATGTATCCCATTTTTCAGTTCGGTTCGGATGAGCAGAAAAAATTCTGGCTGCCCCGCCTGGCCACGGCCGAAGCGGTCGGCTGCTTTGGGCTGACCGAGCCGGACTTTGGCTCAAATCCGAGCGGCATGCTCACCCGGGCGCGCCGGGAGCGGGGCGGCTATGTGCTGAACGGCACTAAGCGCTGGATCACCAACGGGTCGATCTCCGACCTGGCCGTGGTGTGGGCCAAGCTTGAGGAGGACGGCACGGACGTGATCCGTGGCTTCCTGGTCGAGAAAGAACGCGCGGGCTTCACCCGCCGCGACATTCCGGGTAAGTTCAGCTTCCGGGCCTCGGTCACCTCCGAGTTGATTTTTGAAGACTGCTGGATCCCCGAGGACAACCTGCTGCCCAAAACCGGCGGCCTCAAATCACCCCTGATGTGCCTGACCCAGGCGCGCTACGGTATTGCCTGGGGTGCGCTGGGCGCGGCCATGGCGTGTTATGAGTCGGCCCTGGAATATGCCAAAAACCGGGTCGTGTTCTCCCGGCCGATCGGCGGCTATCAGCTCGTGCAGGCCAAACTGGTGACCATGATTACCGAAATCACCAAGGGCCAGCTGCTGGCCCATCGTCTCGGCACGCTCAAGGACGCCGGGACCATGCGGCCCCAACAGGTCAGCATGGCCAAGATGAATAACGTCTCGACGGCGCTGCACACTGCCCGGCTGGCGCGCGACATCCTGGGCGGCAACGGGATCACCGATGACTATCCGGTCATTCGGCATCTGTTGAACCTGGAGACGGTCAATACCTACGAGGGGACGGAAGACATCCACCGCCTGACCATCGGCCGGGATGTGACGGGGCTGAGCGCGTTTGAGTAA